One genomic region from Curtobacterium sp. 9128 encodes:
- a CDS encoding ROK family transcriptional regulator: MSAGQNATHIAAHNRAVVLDVVRRDGPVTRSALTTRTALTAQTVSNIAARLLADGLVRETGAAVRETGAAVRETGAAVRETGAAVRETGAAVRVAGPVAGRRLELAPDGRFAVGIHLDPAQVSVVLLDLAGGLVAEQHLGAADVDDPSSTLDAMAGAVDHLVTAAGIDRARVAGIGVAAPGPIEQDRAALGAPVQLASWSGVPIAAELAERTGFPVRIEKDVVASALAEWWTARSTEDLVSVYLGYGVGAGIVVGGEVVRGGTGNAGEFGGIPVHAHGGWTELWEACQPLQQVRRGVGAGLLPPVAEDPASVRAAFEQLCALPAARPLLAEAGAALGSALVHVVELLDVQRVVVGGSAALAGGATLLDALHARLFERLGSRRAPAVAFTALGEDVVARGAACAVLLTSAPAGPVVPAVRQVRTGGPARARDIAHPW, from the coding sequence ATGTCTGCAGGGCAGAACGCGACCCACATCGCGGCGCACAACCGCGCCGTGGTGCTCGACGTCGTGCGTCGCGACGGTCCCGTGACACGTTCGGCGCTGACCACCAGGACGGCACTGACCGCCCAGACCGTGTCGAACATCGCGGCCCGACTCCTCGCCGACGGCCTGGTCCGGGAGACCGGCGCAGCGGTCCGGGAGACCGGCGCGGCGGTCCGGGAGACCGGCGCGGCGGTCCGGGAGACCGGCGCGGCGGTCCGGGAGACCGGCGCGGCGGTCCGGGTCGCCGGCCCGGTCGCCGGCCGTCGGCTCGAACTCGCGCCGGACGGTCGGTTCGCCGTCGGCATCCACCTCGACCCCGCGCAGGTCTCCGTGGTGCTCCTGGACCTCGCAGGCGGGCTCGTCGCCGAGCAGCACCTCGGCGCGGCCGACGTCGACGATCCCTCGTCGACGCTCGACGCGATGGCCGGTGCGGTCGACCACCTCGTGACAGCCGCTGGGATCGACCGCGCGCGCGTGGCCGGCATCGGTGTCGCGGCACCCGGCCCCATCGAGCAGGACCGCGCGGCGCTCGGCGCTCCCGTGCAGCTCGCCTCGTGGTCCGGCGTCCCGATCGCCGCCGAACTCGCGGAGCGCACCGGGTTCCCCGTCCGCATCGAGAAGGACGTCGTCGCGAGCGCCCTCGCCGAGTGGTGGACGGCGCGGTCGACCGAGGACCTGGTGTCGGTGTACCTCGGGTACGGCGTCGGAGCGGGCATCGTGGTCGGTGGCGAGGTCGTCCGAGGCGGCACCGGCAACGCGGGGGAGTTCGGCGGCATCCCCGTGCACGCGCACGGCGGCTGGACCGAGCTCTGGGAGGCCTGTCAGCCCCTCCAGCAGGTCCGGCGCGGGGTGGGCGCCGGGTTGCTCCCACCGGTCGCCGAGGACCCGGCGTCGGTCCGGGCCGCGTTCGAACAGCTGTGCGCGCTGCCTGCGGCTCGGCCGCTCCTCGCCGAGGCCGGCGCGGCGCTCGGTTCGGCGCTCGTCCACGTCGTCGAGCTCCTCGACGTGCAGCGCGTGGTCGTCGGCGGGAGCGCAGCACTCGCCGGCGGCGCGACCCTCCTCGACGCACTGCACGCGCGGCTCTTCGAACGCCTGGGTTCGCGTCGCGCGCCAGCGGTGGCGTTCACGGCGCTCGGTGAGGACGTCGTCGCCCGCGGCGCGGCGTGTGCCGTGCTGCTCACGTCCGCCCCGGCCGGTCCCGTCGTCCCCGCGGTGCGGCAGGTCCGGACGGGAGGCCCGGCTCGGGCCCGCGACATCGCCCACCCCTGGTAG